From the Sporohalobacter salinus genome, one window contains:
- a CDS encoding ferritin-like domain-containing protein: MGIKNESLELAISLEEKGHAYYEKHAENAVNPLVKKVLKSLGAQELDHVEKIKQIAEGKEIEEDYEPSDIESEVKEVFEEFSDKEREGWKEENVDVYEHAMELEKDIYQVYERLAEETDDPKEKEFFEALMEEEDKHYESLQNVYYYFTRPGDWFAQEESKVWNWMNM, from the coding sequence ATGGGAATTAAAAACGAATCTTTAGAGTTAGCAATCAGCTTGGAAGAAAAGGGACATGCTTATTATGAAAAGCATGCTGAGAATGCAGTGAATCCTTTAGTTAAAAAAGTATTGAAGAGTTTGGGAGCACAAGAGTTAGATCATGTTGAAAAGATTAAGCAGATAGCTGAAGGGAAAGAAATTGAAGAAGATTATGAACCGAGCGATATTGAGTCTGAAGTTAAAGAAGTTTTTGAAGAATTTTCAGATAAGGAAAGAGAAGGATGGAAAGAAGAAAATGTAGATGTTTATGAACATGCTATGGAGCTTGAAAAAGATATTTATCAGGTTTATGAAAGATTAGCTGAAGAAACTGATGATCCTAAAGAAAAAGAATTTTTCGAAGCACTAATGGAAGAAGAAGATAAACATTATGAATCTCTACAAAATGTATATTACTATTTTACTCGTCCTGGTGACTGGTTTGCCCAAGAAGAGAGTAAAGTTTGGAACTGGATGAATATGTAG
- a CDS encoding helix-turn-helix domain-containing protein yields MFKTDEEYELFLAENILTAEEAADLLDCGRQNISYHVKEGNLNPLKQSRNVTLFSRREVEKYKKKRDGEL; encoded by the coding sequence ATGTTTAAAACTGACGAAGAATATGAGTTATTTTTAGCAGAAAATATACTGACTGCCGAAGAAGCTGCAGATTTACTTGACTGCGGCAGACAGAATATTAGTTATCATGTTAAGGAAGGCAATCTTAACCCATTAAAACAATCTAGAAATGTAACTTTATTTTCTCGTCGTGAAGTAGAAAAATATAAGAAAAAGCGTGATGGAGAGTTATAA
- a CDS encoding restriction endonuclease yields MKVVSESIQLANQFEDLCYDIFKAYNYEVQKSLDVSSINGKTPERIDIDLLVKDNQNMKKAIIELKLYRSKNISLDLVKKGIIHLQSLSEKIKADGFVLIVSNSLSKEVIDKLEQEYGVIIWDKHDLHALTKNFVELHERLLELLRKSNQIPGRTQQLFRKNDTVIEEIWQSNISKRILKSTTNIEYYSELKKIPPGREGWRDFEEVCYKI; encoded by the coding sequence GTGAAAGTTGTATCTGAATCTATACAACTTGCAAATCAATTTGAAGATTTATGTTATGATATTTTTAAAGCTTATAATTATGAGGTTCAAAAAAGTCTTGATGTCTCTAGTATTAACGGGAAAACTCCTGAAAGAATAGATATAGATTTATTAGTTAAAGATAATCAAAATATGAAAAAAGCTATTATTGAACTGAAATTATATAGAAGTAAAAATATATCCTTAGATTTAGTAAAAAAAGGTATAATTCATTTACAATCTCTATCGGAAAAAATTAAAGCAGATGGGTTCGTTTTAATAGTATCTAATTCTCTTTCTAAAGAAGTAATTGATAAATTAGAACAAGAATATGGTGTTATAATTTGGGATAAACATGATTTACATGCGTTGACAAAGAATTTTGTAGAATTGCATGAACGGTTACTTGAATTATTGAGAAAGTCTAATCAGATACCTGGAAGGACTCAACAGCTATTTAGAAAAAATGATACAGTTATAGAAGAAATTTGGCAGAGCAATATTTCCAAGAGAATCCTAAAGTCTACAACAAATATAGAATATTATTCTGAATTAAAAAAGATACCTCCTGGCAGAGAGGGATGGAGAGATTTTGAAGAGGTTTGTTATAAAATTTAA
- a CDS encoding AbrB/MazE/SpoVT family DNA-binding domain-containing protein yields the protein MKSTGIVRKVDDLGRIVIPSELRRTFKINEKDPLEIYVDDEHIILKKYEPACTFCNNAGNTTIFKGKTICKDCLTEMTDSA from the coding sequence ATGAAATCTACAGGAATTGTTAGAAAAGTTGATGATCTTGGAAGAATAGTAATCCCTAGTGAATTAAGAAGAACATTCAAGATTAATGAAAAAGATCCTCTAGAAATTTATGTAGATGATGAACATATTATTCTAAAAAAATACGAACCAGCTTGTACTTTCTGTAATAATGCTGGAAATACTACTATTTTTAAGGGTAAAACAATTTGCAAAGACTGCTTAACTGAAATGACTGATAGTGCTTAA
- a CDS encoding aminoacyl-histidine dipeptidase: MERVLKDLAPEKVFKYFEEISRIPRGSGNEKEISDYLVDFAKQHDLEVIQDEALNVIIKKPASNGYENSAGVILQGHMDMVCEKNRDVDHNFSEDSIKLQVKDDSIMAKGTTLGADNGIAIAYSLAVLSSNDINHPPLEVLITTEEETGMGGANNLSASDLEGDILINLDSEEEGVLLAGCSGGIRNKVSLPIEWKEASENNVPYLLKVRGLKGGHSGGDIDKGRGNANKIIARILDDLDSEINFNIANINGGAKANAIPREADAEIMIKAEDEKKIKDSLERWDQVLKNEFASSDPDIFVEVEELDKNIDKVFSDKTSKDIVTLLRLIPYGINTMSMDIDGLVESSNNPGVVYTDEDNIHVNSTVRSSVNSLKKDIIKRIELIAELVQAEVKNEGDYPEWEFAKESYIREVCVDTYKEMYGEKPEISAVHMGLECGLFKEIFDDLDMISLGPNMSGVHTPDEKLSISSTRRIWNYLCSILENIK, encoded by the coding sequence ATGGAACGTGTTTTAAAGGATTTGGCACCTGAAAAAGTATTCAAATATTTTGAAGAGATAAGTAGAATACCAAGAGGCTCGGGGAATGAAAAAGAAATAAGTGATTATTTAGTAGATTTTGCAAAGCAGCATGATTTAGAAGTTATTCAGGATGAAGCACTAAATGTAATCATCAAAAAGCCAGCTTCTAATGGTTATGAAAACTCAGCAGGTGTGATTTTACAGGGACATATGGATATGGTCTGTGAAAAGAATAGGGATGTAGATCATAATTTTTCAGAAGATTCTATTAAGCTGCAGGTTAAAGATGATTCTATAATGGCAAAAGGAACTACACTTGGTGCTGATAATGGGATCGCTATTGCCTATAGCTTAGCTGTTTTATCTTCAAATGATATTAATCATCCACCTCTTGAAGTTCTTATTACCACCGAAGAAGAAACCGGAATGGGAGGAGCTAACAATCTTTCTGCTTCCGATTTAGAGGGAGATATATTAATAAACTTAGATTCAGAAGAAGAAGGAGTTCTCCTGGCAGGTTGTTCCGGAGGAATTAGAAATAAAGTGAGTCTTCCTATTGAATGGAAAGAAGCTTCAGAGAATAATGTACCTTATTTGCTGAAAGTTAGAGGACTTAAAGGAGGACATTCTGGTGGTGATATAGATAAAGGGCGAGGTAATGCCAATAAAATTATTGCTAGAATTTTAGATGATTTAGATTCGGAAATTAATTTTAATATTGCTAATATAAATGGCGGAGCTAAGGCTAATGCAATTCCAAGAGAAGCAGATGCTGAAATAATGATAAAAGCCGAAGATGAAAAAAAGATAAAAGATTCTTTAGAAAGATGGGATCAAGTACTGAAAAATGAATTTGCTTCTTCAGATCCGGATATATTTGTCGAGGTAGAAGAGTTAGATAAGAATATAGATAAAGTTTTTTCAGATAAAACATCCAAAGATATAGTGACTTTATTACGATTAATTCCTTATGGAATTAATACTATGAGCATGGATATTGATGGGCTTGTTGAAAGCTCTAATAATCCAGGAGTAGTTTATACTGATGAAGATAATATCCATGTTAATAGCACAGTTCGTAGTTCTGTCAATAGTTTAAAAAAAGATATTATAAAAAGGATTGAGTTAATTGCAGAGCTAGTTCAAGCTGAAGTTAAGAATGAGGGAGATTATCCCGAGTGGGAGTTTGCTAAAGAGTCTTATATACGAGAAGTATGTGTGGATACATATAAAGAGATGTATGGTGAAAAGCCAGAAATTAGTGCAGTTCATATGGGGCTTGAATGCGGCTTGTTCAAAGAAATTTTTGATGACTTAGATATGATTTCACTAGGGCCTAATATGAGTGGGGTTCATACGCCTGATGAAAAATTAAGTATTTCTTCAACTCGAAGAATATGGAATTATTTATGTAGTATTTTAGAGAATATTAAATAA
- a CDS encoding DUF819 domain-containing protein yields MIQNGFSFIAFLILFAGIVVWLENKYEDQGIFKYVPALVIIYFVAMLMSTFNVWEMTESVSGARSAVKSAILPAMIFLMLLRADLRDIFKLGPRLLGTFAASSISIIIGFIISFMIFKDFLAENAALTFGALAGSWSGGTQNMVAVQQALGLKEAGMGYTLLIDSIDYSTWIMFLLALVPIAHKFNEWTNADTSKVDELNEKLNVKNDEIRDVIKFPDMMILLGIGFGLSALAMFAADFLPQNAVLTNTTWTILLVTIAGVIGAMTPLGKIPGSPEISNVLLYTLIALIAANANFAELTQAPIYIISGFVILAIHGIILTTIAKIFKLDLFTCGIASLANIGGVASAPVLAAAYSQSLVPVAILMALLGVILGSGIGISLATILQMI; encoded by the coding sequence ATGATACAGAATGGATTTTCTTTTATAGCTTTTCTTATTTTATTTGCAGGAATAGTAGTTTGGCTTGAAAATAAGTATGAAGATCAGGGGATTTTCAAGTATGTTCCTGCTTTAGTTATTATTTATTTTGTCGCAATGCTTATGTCAACTTTCAATGTATGGGAGATGACAGAATCGGTTAGTGGAGCTAGAAGTGCTGTGAAAAGTGCAATTCTGCCAGCAATGATATTTTTGATGCTTTTAAGGGCAGATCTTAGGGATATTTTTAAACTTGGTCCGAGATTATTAGGAACTTTTGCTGCTTCATCTATAAGTATCATAATTGGTTTTATTATTTCCTTTATGATATTTAAAGATTTTCTTGCTGAAAATGCGGCCTTGACTTTTGGAGCACTTGCAGGAAGTTGGTCTGGCGGAACTCAGAATATGGTTGCTGTTCAACAGGCTCTTGGTTTGAAGGAGGCAGGAATGGGTTATACTCTTTTGATAGATTCCATTGATTATTCCACATGGATTATGTTCCTTTTAGCTCTTGTACCTATTGCCCATAAGTTTAATGAATGGACAAATGCAGATACTTCTAAAGTTGATGAGCTTAATGAAAAGTTAAATGTTAAAAATGATGAAATTAGAGATGTCATTAAATTCCCTGATATGATGATTTTGCTTGGAATTGGTTTTGGGCTTTCTGCTCTAGCAATGTTTGCAGCTGATTTTCTTCCCCAGAATGCAGTTTTAACCAATACTACCTGGACTATTTTACTCGTTACCATAGCCGGAGTAATTGGTGCTATGACACCTCTAGGAAAGATTCCAGGTTCACCAGAGATATCTAATGTATTGTTATACACTTTAATTGCTTTGATTGCAGCCAATGCTAACTTTGCTGAGCTTACACAAGCTCCTATATATATTATATCAGGATTTGTTATCCTTGCCATTCATGGTATAATATTAACAACTATTGCTAAAATATTTAAATTAGATTTATTTACTTGTGGAATAGCTTCATTAGCTAATATAGGTGGTGTTGCTTCTGCTCCAGTACTTGCAGCAGCTTACAGTCAATCATTGGTACCAGTTGCAATACTAATGGCTCTTTTAGGTGTAATACTTGGTTCAGGTATCGGAATAAGCTTAGCAACAATTCTTCAAATGATTTAG
- a CDS encoding YcbK family protein: MSDINDFNITSNFKLKEFESPDTHEVKVHPKLLQLLQAIRNKLDSALIINSAYRTEEHNRKVGGVDDSQHRKGTAADISFSNLDLDADKLAEVVKNQSEKLNIGEDNLGIGKYNTFVHVDVRGLIGDEAPARWDNQN, encoded by the coding sequence TTGTCTGATATTAACGATTTCAACATAACTAGTAACTTCAAATTGAAGGAATTTGAATCTCCAGATACGCACGAAGTCAAAGTTCACCCTAAGTTATTGCAATTACTACAAGCAATTAGAAACAAATTAGATAGTGCGCTCATTATTAATTCAGCTTACCGCACAGAAGAACACAATCGCAAAGTAGGCGGTGTAGATGATAGTCAGCACCGCAAAGGTACAGCGGCAGATATTAGTTTTAGTAATCTAGACTTAGATGCTGATAAATTAGCTGAGGTAGTTAAAAATCAATCTGAGAAGTTGAATATTGGTGAAGATAACTTAGGTATAGGAAAGTATAATACTTTTGTTCATGTTGATGTTAGAGGGTTAATTGGCGATGAAGCACCAGCACGTTGGGACAATCAAAACTAA
- a CDS encoding YvrJ family protein, with amino-acid sequence MKDIVGFIQQVGFPAFVALYVLVRLEPLIQSNTEAINKLAVVISNLSEVDGAELSEQLNSNDN; translated from the coding sequence ATGAAAGATATAGTTGGTTTCATACAACAGGTAGGTTTTCCGGCTTTTGTAGCATTGTATGTACTTGTGAGGTTGGAGCCTCTCATACAAAGCAATACAGAAGCTATCAACAAATTAGCAGTAGTAATTTCTAACTTAAGCGAAGTAGACGGCGCTGAACTATCCGAACAACTTAATAGTAATGATAATTAG
- a CDS encoding DUF2612 domain-containing protein translates to MSETTNNLVKRLTSNYKQDEDSNNYKLLKLNGDELDDIKNEINSIQDTRVIDKTYGKHLDRIGENVGQPRGHLDDDIYRILLKARMKINLSSGTINEIIEILSSIFQSNADEIKVEEPHWGTFRFSNDYDKPKYNSNFGFDGGTWRTKLQDCARILIYMPVDALNSIGFSRQWFIELLDEIVACGVDIQLGWKGTFKFSDTYDNPEYDQDTGFGKGTLGAYYDPPTQTPLPLK, encoded by the coding sequence TTGTCTGAGACAACCAATAATTTAGTTAAGCGACTGACTAGCAACTATAAACAGGATGAAGATAGTAACAATTATAAACTACTTAAGCTAAATGGTGATGAGTTAGACGACATAAAAAATGAAATAAATTCAATTCAAGATACGCGTGTTATTGATAAAACTTATGGTAAACACTTAGATAGAATTGGAGAGAATGTAGGTCAGCCTAGAGGGCATTTAGACGATGATATTTATCGTATTCTGCTTAAAGCTAGAATGAAGATTAATTTATCATCTGGTACTATCAATGAAATAATTGAAATTCTATCTTCCATCTTCCAATCTAATGCAGATGAGATTAAAGTCGAAGAACCACATTGGGGTACTTTTCGCTTTAGTAACGACTACGATAAGCCAAAGTATAATAGTAACTTCGGATTCGACGGTGGAACTTGGCGTACTAAACTGCAAGATTGCGCCCGAATATTAATTTATATGCCGGTAGATGCTTTGAATAGTATAGGATTTTCACGGCAGTGGTTTATAGAATTACTTGATGAGATAGTAGCTTGTGGTGTAGATATACAGCTAGGTTGGAAAGGTACATTTAAATTCAGTGATACTTATGATAATCCTGAATATGATCAGGATACAGGCTTTGGAAAGGGTACACTTGGTGCTTATTATGATCCACCGACACAGACACCATTACCATTAAAATAG
- a CDS encoding baseplate J/gp47 family protein translates to MVVEYGVTEQGFCKKTYPEVLADMQARARDLFGNEVNLEDDSPLGKFIKLNAFETAIAWNEAENVYNSAYVFSASGQQLDNIVVRVGITRKEATAAQGKVIFFGDEGIEIPTGFLIETDTEDSIQFKTTQAGIIDSSGSIMLDIVAKEKGQHTNVPADTITTITNPLPGLDRVTNNKKTKGGQDRESDMELRDRYFDSVSKAGGSTTNAILANVFEVDGVRAAIVIENDTFQEVDGIPPKSFETVVLGGIGKDIANAIMDKKAGGIQAYGTNETYILQDNSGEDKIIKFSRAVEVPVYVYVSLTTNDSEFPSDGEIQVKNEIIDYIGGTNSDGEKLLGLSLGDDVVYNKIIDAVMSVDGVQDASIKIGKTSSPSGTSNLTFNTREVARIDTDKVVVSIV, encoded by the coding sequence TTGGTAGTCGAATACGGAGTAACTGAGCAAGGGTTTTGTAAGAAAACATACCCAGAGGTATTAGCTGATATGCAGGCTAGGGCTAGAGATCTTTTTGGTAATGAAGTTAATCTCGAAGATGATAGTCCGCTAGGGAAATTCATTAAGCTCAACGCCTTTGAGACAGCAATTGCTTGGAATGAAGCTGAAAATGTGTATAATTCAGCTTATGTATTCTCAGCTAGCGGTCAGCAATTGGATAATATCGTAGTTAGAGTAGGTATTACTCGGAAAGAAGCAACAGCTGCACAAGGAAAGGTGATATTTTTTGGTGATGAAGGCATAGAGATCCCAACTGGCTTCTTAATTGAGACTGATACTGAAGATTCGATCCAATTTAAGACTACTCAAGCAGGTATAATTGATTCAAGCGGCAGCATAATGCTTGATATTGTAGCTAAAGAGAAAGGACAACATACTAACGTGCCTGCTGATACTATTACAACAATTACTAATCCGTTGCCTGGATTAGATAGAGTAACCAACAACAAAAAGACAAAAGGCGGTCAGGATAGAGAGTCGGATATGGAACTTAGAGATAGATACTTTGATTCAGTCTCAAAGGCTGGTGGTTCTACTACTAATGCGATTTTAGCTAATGTATTCGAAGTCGACGGAGTTCGTGCTGCTATCGTAATAGAGAATGATACATTCCAGGAAGTAGATGGAATACCGCCAAAATCATTCGAAACTGTTGTGTTAGGCGGCATAGGCAAAGATATAGCTAATGCTATTATGGATAAAAAAGCTGGGGGTATACAGGCTTACGGCACAAATGAGACTTATATCCTGCAAGATAATTCCGGAGAAGATAAGATAATTAAGTTCTCTAGAGCTGTCGAAGTACCGGTATATGTTTATGTTAGTTTAACTACTAATGATTCCGAATTTCCTAGTGATGGTGAAATTCAAGTTAAGAATGAGATAATTGATTATATTGGCGGTACTAATTCAGACGGCGAGAAGTTGCTTGGACTTAGCCTAGGAGATGATGTAGTCTATAACAAGATTATAGATGCTGTAATGAGTGTTGATGGTGTACAGGATGCATCTATAAAAATTGGTAAAACTTCATCTCCAAGCGGTACTTCTAACCTAACATTTAATACTAGGGAAGTGGCGCGAATAGATACAGACAAGGTGGTGGTTAGCATTGTCTGA
- a CDS encoding DUF2634 domain-containing protein: MKTLYLNDNGDIEFNNLYSLKIIEGDEEVRQRNKLTLATREEEWFLNLNFGIPWFDLLGKQGTVEEIKQEIIKTIETDDAVESIDSVELDFDKDNRELEIKLEGILENGRYFQQTIDNAI; this comes from the coding sequence TTGAAAACATTATATCTTAATGATAATGGCGATATAGAATTTAATAATCTTTATAGTTTGAAAATTATCGAGGGAGATGAAGAAGTAAGGCAAAGGAATAAACTGACTTTAGCTACTCGTGAAGAAGAATGGTTTTTAAATTTGAATTTTGGTATTCCTTGGTTTGATCTACTTGGTAAGCAGGGTACTGTCGAAGAAATTAAACAAGAGATTATTAAAACTATAGAGACAGATGATGCAGTCGAAAGTATAGATTCAGTAGAATTAGACTTTGATAAGGATAACAGAGAGCTAGAAATTAAACTGGAAGGTATATTAGAAAATGGTCGGTACTTTCAACAAACAATAGATAACGCAATATAA
- a CDS encoding Gp138 family membrane-puncturing spike protein, whose translation MKGLLEEEIGDINVSLPAQIEKYYPEKMRADVTLLAKRELKTGLDESEEVVIPPILECPVSYFDAGPFIIRPPYQKDDVVNVVFSQKALDKLLITGEPESPDLERRHSLDDAIVMQGLKTEQEPDLNSNYTSDLLLENRKADSRIVMKEGGDLLIETNGETTVNSTSDVTVNAPKTTVNGDVDLASGGPPIARVGDSIVTYVSGGSSAGAHSGQIVAGSGRSTSG comes from the coding sequence GTGAAAGGATTACTTGAAGAAGAAATAGGAGATATTAATGTATCACTTCCAGCTCAGATTGAAAAGTATTATCCTGAGAAGATGCGGGCAGATGTTACATTGTTAGCAAAAAGAGAGCTTAAGACTGGATTAGATGAATCTGAGGAAGTGGTAATTCCGCCAATTCTAGAATGTCCAGTAAGTTATTTTGATGCTGGGCCATTCATTATTAGACCACCGTACCAAAAAGATGATGTAGTTAATGTAGTATTTAGTCAGAAAGCATTAGATAAACTTTTGATTACCGGAGAACCGGAGTCACCGGACTTAGAAAGGCGGCACAGTTTAGATGATGCTATAGTGATGCAGGGACTTAAAACTGAACAGGAACCAGACTTGAATAGTAACTATACTTCTGATCTATTACTAGAGAACAGAAAAGCCGACAGCAGAATAGTGATGAAAGAAGGTGGCGACTTATTAATTGAAACTAACGGAGAAACTACTGTTAATTCCACTTCAGATGTGACAGTTAATGCACCAAAAACTACCGTTAATGGAGACGTGGATCTAGCAAGTGGTGGTCCACCGATCGCACGGGTAGGAGATTCTATTGTAACTTATGTAAGCGGTGGATCTTCTGCCGGAGCTCATTCAGGTCAAATAGTAGCTGGTAGTGGAAGGTCAACGTCAGGATAG
- a CDS encoding phage protein, which produces MVDFAKFGRTARLTVDDKEIIYPDLEMNFEVSFDTGSDGNVGNIEVYNLSDETIKLLKKGQSFVFKAGYKNDLGILTMGQIESSTTKFEQGDKLTKIVINDNTQKWVNTKINKTWRLKIKASQVAEQIINKIPLNIGEISVAEEKTYHKGKTFSTTAKRALEEIAKDTKSKLHISKGKVYLRPSDKPSQIAYKLTPDTGLIASPQRVDNNDKRWKVQSLLNYKFESDAILSIESDTIEGKYRITEGKHTGDWITEMEVKPYSA; this is translated from the coding sequence ATGGTTGATTTTGCTAAATTCGGGAGAACAGCACGATTAACTGTAGATGATAAGGAAATAATCTATCCTGATTTAGAGATGAACTTTGAAGTATCATTTGATACTGGGTCAGATGGTAATGTCGGCAATATAGAAGTCTACAACTTATCAGATGAAACTATTAAACTGCTCAAAAAAGGGCAGTCTTTTGTATTTAAAGCAGGTTATAAGAATGATCTGGGTATCTTAACTATGGGGCAAATAGAAAGTAGTACAACTAAATTTGAGCAGGGAGATAAGCTTACTAAGATAGTTATTAATGATAACACGCAGAAGTGGGTTAACACAAAGATTAACAAGACTTGGAGGCTTAAGATTAAAGCCTCACAAGTAGCAGAGCAAATAATTAATAAAATCCCGCTTAATATTGGTGAAATTAGCGTAGCAGAAGAGAAGACTTATCATAAAGGTAAAACTTTTTCTACCACAGCTAAGAGAGCGTTAGAGGAGATAGCTAAGGATACTAAGTCTAAGTTGCATATCAGCAAAGGTAAAGTCTATCTTCGTCCATCTGATAAACCTAGTCAGATTGCATATAAGTTAACTCCCGATACTGGGCTTATTGCTAGCCCCCAACGGGTAGATAATAATGATAAACGATGGAAGGTACAGAGCTTACTTAATTACAAGTTTGAATCAGATGCTATACTCAGTATTGAATCTGACACTATAGAAGGCAAATATAGAATAACCGAAGGTAAACATACTGGAGACTGGATTACAGAAATGGAGGTGAAGCCTTATTCAGCTTAA
- a CDS encoding phage baseplate plug family protein encodes MQVNILPIDTEDIDKSNDRFAIDLDGNTYIFEVFWNPIGEFFSFNMYDENEEALIMGRKIIYGVDMLRNVIDERIPNLKIIPVDKTGDAEKTGITFYNFIESVKPVIIDG; translated from the coding sequence ATGCAAGTTAATATATTACCAATTGATACTGAAGATATCGATAAAAGTAATGACAGATTTGCTATTGATTTAGACGGCAATACCTATATTTTTGAAGTCTTCTGGAATCCTATCGGAGAATTCTTTAGTTTTAATATGTATGATGAAAATGAGGAAGCCCTAATTATGGGTCGTAAAATAATTTATGGAGTAGATATGTTGAGGAATGTAATTGATGAAAGAATACCTAATTTAAAGATAATACCGGTTGATAAGACTGGGGATGCAGAGAAAACAGGAATTACATTTTATAATTTCATAGAATCAGTAAAGCCGGTGATAATTGATGGTTGA
- a CDS encoding phage baseplate protein, which produces MKSNATLGSKSLFVTDESFDFQNKVTDKPIEGDQSISDHLENQPVQISLSIVVTENGRSEADELRKLRDSKQVYDYHSVDGKTYENMAIKSLSIPKNADIKDGFSGSINLQQVQIIEQETQEISLGEDSVTGVQAQKKNEKTPQRTAQAETTDENTATGYHGVVGDNNAS; this is translated from the coding sequence ATGAAAAGCAACGCAACATTAGGAAGTAAGTCATTGTTCGTTACCGATGAAAGTTTCGACTTCCAAAACAAAGTAACTGATAAGCCGATCGAAGGTGATCAAAGCATTAGTGATCACCTGGAAAATCAACCAGTGCAAATATCATTGTCAATAGTAGTTACAGAAAACGGCAGATCAGAAGCTGATGAGTTAAGAAAGCTACGTGATTCTAAGCAAGTATACGATTATCACTCGGTAGATGGTAAGACTTACGAGAATATGGCTATTAAATCGCTGTCGATACCTAAGAACGCTGATATTAAAGATGGATTTAGTGGTTCAATCAATCTCCAGCAGGTGCAAATTATCGAGCAGGAAACTCAGGAGATTAGCTTAGGTGAAGATTCGGTTACCGGAGTACAAGCTCAAAAGAAAAATGAGAAAACGCCTCAGAGGACAGCCCAAGCTGAAACTACTGATGAAAATACTGCTACAGGCTATCATGGTGTGGTAGGTGATAATAATGCAAGTTAA